The following are encoded together in the bacterium genome:
- a CDS encoding M64 family metallopeptidase, producing the protein MPDSMTQILSSGAPGTKVNIAVLGDGFAAGADQDVYNAKVNELLINGLFKHDYYFEDIQAFNIYRVNLISVDSGVGTKTYNNGTLLSTTTRNTALGYYYSGSWSHCWLEGGPNTGTLVQNALNTWVPDHNLVLILLNNPGFGGCGGGGFAVLPLGITWDTIAHEFGHGLGGFCDEYCETDTTYTGGEPGCVDLTINTNRATLKWGRFVNPATPIPTGVGKCAGYTQGARPADWDDNQSVGLFEGGGTVTRGVYRPVINCRMNSNLPPYCPVCYTSMKQLNDSKTGRTFWDCYPGDFDGDRRSGLLVHNGNGIMLYRSNSSQLDVQFSVVNLVPGSWQFQPGDRYWVADFNADGKDEVLVFNGTDWIMPYLGLLADDGSGGLRLIARYDGAMPGWQFTSGDQFFVGDFDGDRRADVFVFNGSNWAIPYLGLLRSNGTGLSLVQRYDANLPDWQMRPSDQHFIGDFNGDGMADLFVFNGNAWAFPYLGMLSSNGASLSMATRYDGTMPGWQMRPSDQHFIGDFNGDGKTDLFVFNGDAWAIAYLGMLESTGSALTMVQRYDGNAPGWQMRTHDRHYVADLNADGRADLAVFNANDWGPVYLGRMLSTGVGLNCDWAADWIGGWHLGTVDHFEPCDYQGSGRRSDLFVHNQDWFGMLRSAAPYALDRIYYRWIHNYKYGHNF; encoded by the coding sequence ATGCCCGATAGCATGACGCAAATCCTCTCCTCGGGGGCGCCCGGCACTAAAGTCAATATCGCCGTCCTGGGGGATGGCTTCGCGGCCGGCGCGGATCAAGATGTCTACAACGCGAAAGTCAATGAGTTGCTGATCAATGGCCTGTTCAAGCACGACTACTACTTTGAGGACATTCAAGCTTTCAATATCTACCGCGTCAACCTCATCTCCGTCGATTCTGGCGTCGGCACCAAAACGTACAACAACGGGACCTTGTTGAGCACGACGACACGGAACACGGCGCTCGGGTACTACTATAGCGGTTCCTGGTCACACTGCTGGCTCGAGGGCGGCCCGAACACTGGAACGCTCGTGCAAAACGCGCTCAACACCTGGGTCCCCGACCACAACCTGGTCCTGATCCTGCTGAACAACCCCGGGTTCGGCGGCTGTGGGGGTGGCGGGTTCGCCGTCTTGCCGCTCGGGATCACGTGGGACACCATCGCCCACGAATTCGGCCACGGGCTGGGCGGTTTTTGCGACGAGTATTGCGAAACGGACACGACGTACACTGGCGGCGAGCCCGGATGCGTCGACCTTACGATCAACACCAACCGGGCCACGCTGAAATGGGGCAGATTCGTTAATCCGGCGACACCCATTCCGACCGGGGTCGGCAAGTGCGCCGGCTACACGCAGGGTGCCCGCCCTGCTGATTGGGACGACAACCAGAGCGTCGGCCTGTTCGAAGGCGGCGGGACCGTCACCCGGGGCGTGTACCGGCCCGTCATCAACTGTCGCATGAACTCCAATTTGCCGCCGTACTGCCCCGTGTGCTACACGTCCATGAAACAACTCAACGACTCGAAAACGGGGCGCACGTTCTGGGACTGCTATCCGGGGGATTTTGACGGCGATCGCAGGTCGGGCCTCCTTGTGCACAACGGCAACGGCATCATGCTGTACCGGTCCAATAGCAGCCAACTGGATGTTCAGTTCAGCGTGGTGAATCTCGTACCCGGCTCCTGGCAATTCCAGCCCGGCGACCGGTACTGGGTAGCCGACTTCAACGCAGACGGGAAGGACGAGGTCCTGGTGTTCAACGGCACGGATTGGATCATGCCGTACCTCGGGCTCCTCGCGGATGACGGAAGCGGTGGCCTCCGATTGATCGCCCGCTACGACGGGGCAATGCCGGGATGGCAGTTTACGAGCGGCGATCAGTTCTTCGTCGGCGATTTCGACGGCGACCGGAGGGCCGATGTCTTCGTCTTCAACGGCAGCAACTGGGCGATCCCCTATCTGGGGCTCCTGCGGTCGAACGGTACGGGGCTATCGTTGGTCCAGCGCTACGACGCCAACTTGCCCGACTGGCAGATGCGCCCGTCGGATCAGCACTTCATCGGCGACTTCAACGGTGATGGGATGGCGGATCTCTTCGTCTTCAACGGGAATGCGTGGGCTTTCCCCTATCTTGGGATGCTCAGTTCCAACGGGGCAAGCCTATCCATGGCGACGCGCTATGACGGCACCATGCCCGGCTGGCAGATGCGCCCGTCGGATCAGCACTTCATCGGCGACTTCAACGGTGATGGGAAGACGGATCTCTTCGTCTTCAATGGGGACGCGTGGGCGATCGCCTACCTCGGGATGCTCGAATCTACGGGCTCCGCGCTGACCATGGTGCAGCGGTACGACGGCAACGCGCCGGGCTGGCAGATGCGCACCCACGACCGCCACTACGTCGCGGATCTGAATGCGGACGGCAGGGCAGACTTGGCCGTGTTCAACGCAAACGACTGGGGGCCCGTCTACCTGGGCCGTATGCTCTCGACAGGCGTCGGGTTGAACTGCGACTGGGCGGCCGATTGGATCGGCGGCTGGCATCTCGGCACGGTCGACCATTTCGAGCCGTGCGACTATCAGGGCAGTGGGCGGCGGTCGGACCTCTTCGTTCACAATCAAGATTGGTTCGGGATGCTCAGAAGTGCAGCACCGTACGCGCTCGACAGGATATACTACAGGTGGATCCACAACTACAAGTACGGACATAATTTTTGA
- a CDS encoding galactose oxidase-like domain-containing protein: MGAPVKFTPQAVNFGSVSPGSTGPPPGPPGENVDLSGGVFLDNAPPANVTAKLSDNTAGVFKIASVAVYHWVVIPLPPGPPQAPISPRFPVRGERVLELVAQSDGTSSLPVRQGQFVLVSIRYTAPKKGDAFGATLLIAGDAWSPNPVQIPLSLSLGEIATHLGATLLTIPQGGSGDLPIVVQSLAGPDTDVTYTLDTGPGPQGVSLQPTTVHVPRGASVNASLHFTVTANAPVVSNQTLWIMRTAFGGSLQNNPIENEPSITIDPARMAYWSSPFEPEASFGEPDKSKWTLAVHAALLPVGEGILGSILYFSGNRWDANNHDAGMVNHTVLVNYQSQAVTRPGTPRGPGGLAQNEFFDLFCSGHSLLADGRLLVAGGTSMMSIPTSSNPHAGHWGGLREAWIFDPAATPSWVSIAPMNYAPQSYTPGKTKQGGGRWYPSLLTLGDGSVIAMCGHPRIYSATAKFKGVPIDQYSAPPGSSFPPPFSVLPWDDERHNNNTPEVFSLVTGAWTLLDALGEGLNPNMAVFYPRLHVLPSGKILIVQPLYSDVASQENTLAFAMRSLIYDASSQAVTASFPGPQNSEEDYLNSNTLAQYTSSVLLPLLPDDKYRVRILLCGGEQALITTLQAGAESSASWQVTNPRQVKGKRNHCNATLLPTGEVFVNGGMKDPALSGPGTDATNGQQVPEIFDPSTTTWRALNDAPARVPRGYHSVALLMADGRVWTAGSEVNNTFGAPSSEFRIEVFNPDYIAECDRLVISLAPSKIGYGETFTVSFQLSLGSAGQVESRFHSISRVAVIRVGSVTHGFNYDQRYVALAFETTTAATLGSPVGYLRVQSPPNGNIAAPGNYMLWLLDDGGRPSLYATFLRIGG, encoded by the coding sequence GTGGGCGCTCCCGTCAAGTTCACTCCGCAAGCGGTGAACTTTGGGTCGGTCTCGCCGGGGTCGACGGGCCCGCCGCCCGGGCCGCCCGGCGAGAATGTCGACTTGTCAGGTGGCGTGTTTCTTGATAATGCGCCCCCCGCGAACGTGACGGCCAAGCTCTCCGACAACACTGCCGGAGTTTTCAAGATCGCGAGCGTCGCCGTATATCATTGGGTCGTGATACCACTCCCTCCCGGCCCACCTCAGGCGCCAATCTCTCCCCGTTTTCCAGTACGGGGAGAGCGCGTCCTCGAGCTGGTCGCGCAGTCGGATGGCACGAGTTCGCTCCCCGTCAGGCAAGGCCAGTTCGTGCTCGTCAGCATTCGGTACACGGCTCCTAAAAAGGGCGACGCCTTCGGCGCAACGCTCTTGATTGCAGGCGATGCCTGGTCTCCGAACCCAGTGCAGATTCCGCTCTCCCTCTCGCTCGGTGAGATCGCGACACATCTGGGAGCGACTTTGTTGACGATCCCGCAAGGCGGCTCGGGCGATCTACCGATCGTCGTGCAGTCGCTGGCCGGACCAGACACCGACGTCACCTACACCCTGGACACCGGGCCCGGCCCGCAAGGGGTGTCGCTGCAGCCGACGACCGTTCACGTTCCACGCGGAGCCAGCGTCAATGCAAGCCTGCACTTCACCGTCACGGCCAACGCTCCAGTGGTCAGCAACCAGACGTTGTGGATCATGCGAACCGCGTTCGGCGGCTCGCTGCAAAACAACCCGATCGAGAACGAGCCGAGCATCACGATTGACCCGGCAAGAATGGCTTATTGGTCCTCACCTTTCGAGCCCGAAGCCAGTTTCGGCGAACCGGATAAAAGCAAGTGGACCCTTGCAGTTCACGCTGCTCTGCTACCCGTCGGAGAAGGAATACTGGGCTCGATACTATATTTCTCGGGCAACCGATGGGACGCCAATAACCACGATGCGGGCATGGTCAATCACACCGTGTTAGTTAATTATCAGTCACAAGCAGTAACCAGGCCTGGCACGCCAAGAGGCCCAGGAGGTTTGGCTCAGAATGAATTCTTTGACCTCTTTTGCAGCGGTCATTCTCTGCTCGCGGATGGTCGCCTTTTGGTAGCTGGCGGCACGAGTATGATGTCCATTCCAACGTCCAGCAATCCACATGCGGGGCATTGGGGCGGGTTGCGGGAAGCCTGGATCTTTGACCCGGCCGCTACGCCGAGTTGGGTCTCCATCGCGCCGATGAATTACGCTCCACAATCCTACACTCCCGGCAAAACCAAACAGGGTGGTGGACGATGGTATCCGAGCCTCCTGACGCTCGGTGATGGCTCCGTAATCGCGATGTGCGGACATCCGAGAATCTACTCGGCAACCGCAAAATTCAAAGGCGTTCCAATTGATCAATACAGTGCCCCGCCCGGGTCTTCCTTTCCTCCACCATTCTCGGTCCTTCCTTGGGATGATGAGCGGCACAACAACAATACCCCCGAGGTGTTCTCTCTCGTGACCGGAGCCTGGACGTTGTTGGACGCGCTAGGCGAGGGTCTTAATCCAAACATGGCTGTATTCTATCCAAGGCTGCACGTCTTGCCGTCTGGGAAAATTCTCATTGTTCAACCTCTCTATTCGGACGTTGCGTCACAGGAAAACACGCTTGCCTTTGCGATGCGGAGCTTGATTTATGATGCGTCGTCGCAAGCCGTTACCGCCAGCTTCCCGGGGCCCCAGAATAGCGAAGAGGACTACCTCAATAGCAATACACTGGCTCAATATACGAGTTCCGTCCTGCTACCGTTGCTTCCCGATGACAAATATCGTGTTAGGATCCTGCTATGTGGCGGGGAGCAGGCGCTGATTACCACGTTGCAGGCGGGTGCCGAGTCCTCTGCATCCTGGCAAGTGACGAATCCGCGTCAGGTGAAGGGGAAAAGAAACCATTGCAACGCAACATTGCTTCCAACCGGTGAAGTGTTTGTCAACGGGGGGATGAAGGATCCGGCCCTGAGCGGTCCAGGCACCGATGCAACAAATGGCCAGCAGGTTCCGGAAATCTTCGATCCGAGCACTACTACTTGGCGGGCGCTTAATGACGCGCCAGCCAGAGTCCCACGCGGTTACCATTCCGTTGCGCTTCTTATGGCTGACGGGCGTGTTTGGACGGCTGGGTCAGAGGTAAACAATACCTTCGGCGCACCTTCTTCCGAGTTCAGGATTGAAGTGTTCAATCCGGACTATATTGCCGAATGCGACCGGCTTGTGATTAGCTTAGCTCCGTCCAAAATCGGCTATGGTGAAACTTTCACCGTTTCATTCCAATTGTCGTTAGGGTCAGCAGGTCAAGTGGAGTCGAGGTTTCATTCCATTTCTAGAGTGGCTGTCATCAGAGTCGGATCAGTAACTCACGGGTTTAACTATGATCAGCGCTATGTCGCGCTGGCATTCGAGACTACGACGGCTGCTACACTTGGCTCACCCGTTGGCTATCTTCGGGTGCAATCCCCGCCAAATGGGAACATTGCTGCTCCAGGCAATTATATGCTCTGGCTTCTCGATGACGGCGGTCGGCCAAGTCTATACGCGACTTTTCTGCGGATTGGCGGCTGA